A segment of the Opitutia bacterium genome:
CCCCGCGACGACAATCCGGTCGGCAAGAGCCGACGACGGACGAAGAACGGACGGGGCAAAACAGCACACGGGGTTTACGGGGTTGCCTGCGTATGGCTCCGGTCCGCGCGCGCGAAAACCGCTGCGTTACTGAAATCGCTCAGCCGCCAGCGCGCTCGCGTCCTGAGCGATTTCGGCGTCGCCTCGCTGGTGCGCCGGGCGCTTGCTCGGACGCTGCCCCCATGTCTCGCTCCCCGCGTTTCCCCTTCCGCCGTTGGCTCGCGCCGGCGCTCGCGCTATTGATCGCGGTCGCATCGCGCGCCGAGGCCGTTCGCCTCATGGCCGTGGGCGACTCGATCACCGCCGGCGCCGACTTTTTTTCCTGCTACCGTTTTCCGCTCTGGGAGAAACTGTTCGCGGCAGGCTACGTCGTGGAATTCGTGGGCACGCAAACCAGCGAAACCCGCGTCGGCCCTCTCGCCCACGAAGGCTACGGCGGCAAGAACACGGAATTCCTCGCCGCGACCATTCCCGAGCATTTTCGCGCCCACCCGGCCGACATCGTCCTGCTCCACAGCGGACACAACCACACGGTCGAGGAGCAGCCGGTGCCGGGAATCGTCGACGCGACAGAAAAACTCATCGCCGCATTTCGCGCCGCGAACCCACGCGTCACCGTGCTGCTCGCGCAGGTGATTCCCGCCGGCAAATTGCCGAAATACTCCTACCTCCCCGAGCTGAACGCCGCGCTCGCCACTCTCGCGCAACGTTTGGATCGTCCGGAGCAACGCGTCATCCTCGTCGATCAGGCAACTGGTTTCGATTGGGCGACCGACACCGTCGCCGACAAGGTCCACCCGAACGCACTCGGCGCGGAGAAGATGGCGCAGCGGTGGTTCGACGCGCTGCGCGAGGTGTTGCCAAAACCGGCGCGCGAGTTCGCGCCTCGCCGCGTGCTCTATAAGCAGGCCGGCGATACGGCGCTGCAGCTTCACGTTTTCTCTCCCTCCGACCAACGCACGGCGGCTCCCACCCGCGGCCGGCCCGCGATCGTGTTCTTCTACGGCGGCGGCTGGACGCACGGCACGCCCGTGCAGCTCTATCCGGAATGCGCCTTCTTCGCTGACCGCGGCCTCGTCGCGATCAGCGCCGACTACCGCATCGCTTCCGCGCACGGCGCCACGCCGTTCGACGGCGCAGCCGACGCCCGCTCGGCGCTCCGCTGGGTGCGGGCGCACGCGCACGAACTCGGCATCGACCCCGCGCGCATCGCCGCCGCGGGTGCCTCGGCCGGCGGCCAACTCGCTGCCATCACCGCGCTGGCATCGGGACCCGACGACCCGGCCGACGACCGTAGCGTCTCTCCTCGCCCCGATGCCTTGCTGCTCTGGTATCCAGTGCTCGACACGGGGCCGGCCGGTTTCGGCCACGCGCTTTTCGGCGACCGTTTCGCGGAACTCTCCCCGCTCGCCCTCGTTCGCGCCGCGCCGGAACGTCTGCCTCCCACGCTCATTTTGATGGGTGACACAGACAGCGCGACGCCGCTGGCGACGTTGCGCGCCTTCGAAAGCGCCGCCCGCACGGCGCGCCGCACCTGCGACGTCGTCGTGTTCCCCGGCGGCAAACACCCGCTCTACGCCTACCGCGAAGGCGGAGAGCCCATCCGCGGCCGCACGCTCGCCGCGGCGGTCAAGTTTCTCGAGGCACTCGGCTGGCTTCCCGTTCACTGAGCGATTTCAGTGTGGCGCGATTC
Coding sequences within it:
- a CDS encoding alpha/beta hydrolase fold domain-containing protein, with protein sequence MSRSPRFPFRRWLAPALALLIAVASRAEAVRLMAVGDSITAGADFFSCYRFPLWEKLFAAGYVVEFVGTQTSETRVGPLAHEGYGGKNTEFLAATIPEHFRAHPADIVLLHSGHNHTVEEQPVPGIVDATEKLIAAFRAANPRVTVLLAQVIPAGKLPKYSYLPELNAALATLAQRLDRPEQRVILVDQATGFDWATDTVADKVHPNALGAEKMAQRWFDALREVLPKPAREFAPRRVLYKQAGDTALQLHVFSPSDQRTAAPTRGRPAIVFFYGGGWTHGTPVQLYPECAFFADRGLVAISADYRIASAHGATPFDGAADARSALRWVRAHAHELGIDPARIAAAGASAGGQLAAITALASGPDDPADDRSVSPRPDALLLWYPVLDTGPAGFGHALFGDRFAELSPLALVRAAPERLPPTLILMGDTDSATPLATLRAFESAARTARRTCDVVVFPGGKHPLYAYREGGEPIRGRTLAAAVKFLEALGWLPVH